GTTTTAAACAGTTTATGCTAGACTTGAGATGGTCTGTTATGGTAGTGggtgtataaataaatttatatataaaagaaagtgCCAATGTGTAGCAGAATGCATGACAGTTGGAAGTGTTGCTCTTCTCATTTTCCTGTCCTTTTCCAGGTGTTCCAGTTTTTGAATGCCAAGTGCGAATCTGCTTTCCTGACCAAGAGGAACCCCAGGCAGATCAACTGGACCGTTCTGTACAGGCGCAAGCACAAGAAGGGCCAGTCTGTAAGTCTGAATCCTCTTCTGATCTTCACCTCTAGCAGGTGCATGTGAGACTTTGCATTGGTGGACTGTCTTGTATATCTTTTGAGTTGATCTCAATGATATCTTTCATGAGCTACTAAACAGTCaatggtgtttttattttcttaactgCTATAAATGTGGTTTATTTAGCTGTACACAAGCATTTAGATTATACACGTCAAGGTGATTCTCTGAGCAATTGCTAACATCTTTTGATGGCACCTTGCTCTAACAGGAAGAGGTGACAAAAAAACGCACACGCCGCGCAGTGAAGTTCCAGAGGGCCATCACTGGTGCCTCTCTTGCTGAGATCCTGGCCAAGAGGAACCAGAAGCCCGAGGTGCGCAAGGCGCAGAGAGAGCAGGCTATCAGGTCAGTGATTGATAATTTTATGAATTAGGCTACTGAAAAATAAACGGTTCATTTTTCCTCAgtgtggatttttcttttttaatagtaTTGCATACTTTTCACTGAAGGTTAAAATTTGCACCTGAGAAACAATAGGGACTTGATAATGGGTTCAATGATTACTGCAACTCTGTTTACAGTGGTCTGTCCATCCATTAATGCAAATGTTGTCTTGAAAGTGTCCCTACAACTACAAATATCCACTTTTTTTTCACCATCtaaatttatttagaaatcaTCCTGTTTGTGGTTACTATTTCTTTGTAAATACAGTTTTCTACTCACAGTAAACCTGTGCTTTATCTTCATCACTAATGGAAGGAATTTGGaaggaaataattaaaacagaGTGTTAATATGTCATTTAATTATACCATATACAGCAGATGGTGTGGTAGACTTAAAATACTGTGCACATTGATGTTACAAGCTAGGTGTTTCATTGGTTGCAAGCTGCTTGTCCCCATGTACCCAAAGTTGTAAAAGGTGGTATTTCACAGGACCTGAATTTTGTATGACTGCTGGAAGGTCCATCAGTCGAAGATACAATTCGATTGTGTGGCTCATATGGAGATTAGGGAGGTCGGTTATAATTGTCCTGCTATTATTAGTTATTGTTCTAATTCTGTATTTACAGGCATGTTTTCATATCATGTGTGACTTGAGTGCCTGTTTATCCATTTGAATGTAAAAACCAATTGAAACCCATGAAATGTTTAGTACAGAACCTGCAGCTCAGCAGAAAGTTAATttaaatgttagtgttaatctcAGTGCCACTAGTTCTCCACAAAGATTTTATTACAGCTTTGTCTACTGAACTTGATGGTTAACATGAGCATAGTTAAGCATTAATGTGATACTGCTGTATTTTGTGTACAATATGCACTCTTAACTTCTCTAATTACACTTTCTGTTCATGTAATGTtacctttttatttcatttttctttcaaaaccGTTTGAGGCCAAACCCATTTTCCCCTCAGATTTCATAAGTGACAATTcctatatgaaatgaaactgctGGTGTGGATGCATTGAACTACTGCCATGGGGTGAAGAAAATCCTTGGCTAAGAGCTTGTAGAATATCACATAACCCTTTCCCAGCCGCAAAGAGAATTCAAACTATTCCTGTTTTCTACTGAAATATAATGTGAATTCTATTCTAAAGGATCACCTGAGACGTTTGCCTTGTTTCCCTAAGCCCCGTTTGTGGTGGAATTGGTTTGAAATTTTAGTGAATTTGCTCAGAATGGGTTTTCTTAAACATTCTGCCTTAAACACAGATGAGGTAGAGGGGTATATCTGAGATTCTCTCGGTTAATTCCTTGACACTTCCAGCTGTTCGGCTTTAGAACCTGAATTACCAGGTTATAATGATCCTTGATTAGTGTTGACTGGTTATCGATCACTGTGACATTGTGACTTGAATGTCAAACCTGTTTACTTATGTGcatatttcttctattttttcaGGGCTGCCAAGGAGGCCAAGAAGGCAAAGCAGGCAGCCAAGAAAGTGACCACCAAGAGTACCAAGGTAAGTAAAAACTTGCACTGTGGTTTTACTGGGAAGTAATTTGAAAGTTGATTGCATTTCTCAGCTTGGTCAGGTGATGTTTATGCAATCACTCTTTTTATGAGGTTTTTGTTGCCCCTTGAGGCGTTGCAGTACGGCTCTGTGTCGTTTCTGTGTCATAAGGTGGCATAGAACAAAGGGCTATGTTTACGCCTAGTACCCAACTCTAGAAATGGGTTCTCAGTGTCTTTATAGCCCTACAAACCTTAGTTATAAGTAGCTGATTAATTCCTATTTTAGAATGTTTGTATAATGTAGGTTTCCTATAATAGAATACATTATTTCCTATAATAATGCACTTGCTTtactagttttatttttttgagaagGCTGTAATGTAATCCTGGAAGTCATGTTGCTGTTCCCCACAGGCCCCTACCAAGGCTGCGCCCAAACAGAAGATTGCCAAGCCTATGAAAGTCAACGCTCCTCGTGTTGGTGGAAAACGTTAAATTGGTCTGGTGTTTTGTGTACTAATAAAATTATCACAATACAATCTTGATGGACTGTTGACTTCCTCCTTCTACACTATTTGTTTCTGATGAATTGTAAAGATGAGGACAAACTGAATGCTTCTTCATTATGTTTCTGGCCATGTAGGCTGGAGGTAAAATAACCCACTACTGGGCAATAAAATGGTGACTTTGGAAATGCTAAAGTATCatgccatattttttttttggctctttACATGCATTTCTTGGTTTATGGATTTTAGCCAGGTTATAGCAACCAGTTATTTCCAGTGTTTGAAGTTatttattcatgcaattatccaaaaCAGTTTTGTGCCTGCAGTGCAATCATGCAGATGTGCTGGTTCAACTATTTCTGCAAGTGCTGATCTGGGGTTTTTTATGCACAATGTCTGCAGTTAACTCAGAATGGTGCAGtaattaatcttgaactttgtGACCGATGGGCTAGAGTGGACACATTCTCACCAAAACTGGatatgggtagttgacgtgacatggctttttcactgtcacagaagatgaaacacaatttatttcacattttcataatttagaatactgtaaatggttaaacattttcttgttttatatgaactTGTTTTAATATCCCAGTTATTGTTAGCTTTTTTAcaactttgagccaaatctcaaaattgtcctatggtgtgaagGTAGacaacatttatttcataaatattgcattttataaataaagaaaatgtttaaaaatcttaatgaacactcctggcataattgtgcaagtgtctatttcactaagtggccatcacttttcatatacgtacatttctaaaagtgtaggaatttcataaagtttgtcacagaaaaaaatgtcctttggtgttatgcaaaaacctaattttaatgtgggcaatatcatggacaactacatttaattgagagaccccactcaaggtcatgtgactgaagacccctatgaaggccatgagaagtgcacatggtaagtatttcagaattgtttaaatattgaactatgttttaagaccactgaagttaagtttttttgtcctttggtgtgacaccattcgtctattcatggtgaaaatgattctaattagtacgttcatgtaaaataaataccactttaagaaaataatgttttaataatgtgaacaattgtCTCAagtatttgttatttaatataatttcttagtaatttttaaatgtcacaccataggacacatttacagtattgttgagtgaaaaaaaatatgtgaagtcattgacaaaatgagtgaccagtactattttctgaaactgcagttttcatactccacaaatatatgtGACTTACAAATATATGTAACTTATATGtatcttaaaaagttatgctttccaaaaaaaactttttcttggtcatttgtcaactacccatatCAAGAAAAACACCCTAATCTGACATTTCtggaattaaattttatttttatagaacaCCTTTAAAAATGGatattgcctcaaagcagctttacagtaatGTATGCTATCTgagtaaatgattttaaaagtgATATTTATGTAATGTTGATAAGAATAAACTTGAAATATTAGATAGAATCCCTGAGTGACCAGATTCTGTCCTGGTCCTCATCAGGGTGAGCCTAAAGATTGTGCTTAAAATATTTTCCATTCTACTTGTTCATGGGGAGTTACTTTAGCAAGTTACTTTAGCAAGTAAAATACataattacacaaatacatgcTAAAAGGTAAGAAAAACTCAGAGCATCTGAGAACTCaactattttgtttgtttctgataTTCAGCACAGCCATAATATTTagacttaaaaaaatacaggtGCAAATTCTTTAAGATAAAACTTTATTTGGATAAATATAGACAtgtaaaaaaatcccaaaaccCCACAAACTCTATCcacttatattttataaaattattcagTACAATCTTATATAAAGATTTGTTGCTGGGTCTAAAATATCAAACGTTTAGCTGAAATTgcactttttaattaaagaagtcATGCATAGAATCTAAATGATACAGTGTTTCTAAATAAACAACTACAGAACAGAATGTACTTTGAAATTGAACGGATATTATGTGAAACAAATCTACTGTTTCTGTAGATCGCTGATTTCACAAAATTTGGAATTGAGAATTTTCCCTCACCAGTTAATCCAGTGTTAAACCTAAATATGTAAACCCTGATCTACAGCAGCCCTGTAGCTTCAAACAAAATTGCTCAGTTTCTCTTGAGCGAGGGAAAGACGGTCCACACGGTTCTGCATGTCAATGCGGCGTCTGCTGATATCCGACTCTTCGCGCAATGCATCAGCCACGTTGGCTCCGTCCATTAAACCCAACATCTCACTGCACAGCAGCTGAGCAGATTCCTTCAGCATGAAGTATCTGATCAACATGGGCACCTGATCAGCCAAGCGCTGCACCACGATCTGTCAGGAGATGGAAAATTCTCTAACTCATACAATTTCCTGTTTTGCCTACAAGTATGACaagtaaattaaataatcatatgaacacattattaatacaataaatatttttaaaaacttgcATGTTATGTGTACTGCACCATTTTAATGTagtaataatactactactactactaataataatagtaataataataatgaaaataatcatcattatcatttcGAATGaagccaaaataaaatgtacattttgttcATTAACCAATTAACTAATAAGCCCTACCTCGTAATAAGCCCGCAACATTTCAGGGTATTTGTTTCTGTTGTCGAAACCTGAAAAGTTTTCTTCTGAAGCTTTCTGCCCATCAGTGCAATGAATTTCATTCAAGGTTTTAAAGTAGATGCCATCTTGAGTGTAGACCAGTTGCTCCATCTCAAACTGCTCCATGATCCTCTCCTCCACCTTAGCTTCCTGCTTTGACTGAATGTTGTCTATCTTGTTCTGGGATGTTGATTTGAAGTATGTTATTACACGGTGACTGGATTGAActatttctgaaacatttcacacttttaGGATATAAATTCTTTAAAACTTAGAAATAACTACAAAATATTTACCATTGCAACAGATTGGAGGTAAGGGTAGAGGAGAAAGCAGGATTTGGAGACTTTTGAAAACTGTTCCTGAATGGTGTCTGAAACACACAagattat
This genomic window from Tachysurus fulvidraco isolate hzauxx_2018 chromosome 18, HZAU_PFXX_2.0, whole genome shotgun sequence contains:
- the rpl24 gene encoding 60S ribosomal protein L24, whose amino-acid sequence is MKVELCSFSGYKIYPGHGRRYARIDGKVFQFLNAKCESAFLTKRNPRQINWTVLYRRKHKKGQSEEVTKKRTRRAVKFQRAITGASLAEILAKRNQKPEVRKAQREQAIRAAKEAKKAKQAAKKVTTKSTKAPTKAAPKQKIAKPMKVNAPRVGGKR